In one Rutidosis leptorrhynchoides isolate AG116_Rl617_1_P2 chromosome 8, CSIRO_AGI_Rlap_v1, whole genome shotgun sequence genomic region, the following are encoded:
- the LOC139862536 gene encoding uncharacterized protein: MPEEEPSPDQIKLIHKLNLFKIKGRDKRGRKILRIIGKNFPARSLTVDLLKKYLEVKIFPKLERPFVIVYIHTDVHKSDNFPGISYLRAVYDAIPVTVKQYLETVYFVHPDLQSRIFLATFGRFLFTGGLYAKLNYVTRLAYLWEHVRRNAIEIPEFVCDHDEDLEYRPMMDYGLESDYRRVYESPVVDPSVAMYSMRCIS, encoded by the exons ATGCCTGAAGAAGAACCTTCCCCTGATCAAATTAAACTCATTCACAAACTCAATCTTTTCAAAATCAAAGGCAGAGATAAACGCGGCCGTAAGATCTTACGAATCATCGGAAAAAACTTTCcag CGAGGAGTTTGACCGTTGACTTATTGAAAAAATATCTAGAAGTGAAGATATTCCCCAAACTTGAGAGGCCTTTTGTGATCGTTTATATTCACACCGACGTTCATAAAAGCGATAATTTCCCCGGAATATCATATCTCCGGGCAGTTTACGATGCAATTCCGGTCACCGTGAAACAATATCTGGAAACGGTTTATTTCGTTCATCCGGATCTTCAATCCCGAATTTTTCTCGCGACTTTTGGCCGGTTCTTATTCACCGGCGG GTTATATGCGAAATTGAACTATGTGACGAGATTAGCGTATTTGTGGGAGCATGTGAGGAGGAATGCGATTGAGATACCGGAATTTGTGTGTGATCATGATGAAGATTTGGAGTATAGACCGATGATGGATTATGGTTTGGAGAGCGATTATCGTAGGGTTTATGAATCGCCCGTTGTTGATCCTTCGGTGGCGATGTATTCAATGAGATGTATCTCGTAG